The Populus alba chromosome 6, ASM523922v2, whole genome shotgun sequence genomic interval ATTCAtcggtgattttgtctgtaaagaacaacaattaacagtgcaattgaaaAGTGAACAGTTATGGAGCTCTCTGGAAAAATTCCGTCAGTAATTCCATAGGTAAAAATAACacatcatcatttatttttttattttattttaattttttttcactgtaattccctctatatttttatttgtatttattgattttcttgtaGTGTTTGGTTTAAAtcagaatttaaattaaattcaatacaaattaatctaaattatataAGGTTTAGATAAATCTCGATGAAAACCAGCTAAACTAAATAAGATATGAAAAATTATGATGGTTTGGATAGTCTTGTTtacattaattcatttttttttaaaaaatagaagataaaaGTTAGATTCTGCAGGGTTTCAAATTTGGTACCTTCACCTTAATAAATTATGCAAACACCACTTTATAATttctagttttataattttagtgttgtaaaacatatttatattataatgcTTTCGATCCAGTTGTTTGACCAATGTTTCACTACTTAAACCAGTACATAGTAATTCGATAGTTTGATTAGATCTACGTTCGAATAACGTTGTTGAAGAGTTCTTATCAAAAGTTAGCacttaatcaaacaaaaaacaaaaaaaaatccaatcccACTactacttaaataaaatataagccccgagacaaaacaaaataaaatgtaaatataTCTTGCAAACAACCAGTTTCAACTCCTCCGGAATTGAAATAAGCTTTGAATATCATGCAGCTTGGAGATAATGGTGGCGGCACTTATAACtatgaaaaaagaattgaagaataaaaagatgTAAGAATAATCTTTCGAGCACTTATGCAAATGAAGCTACGTTTGCTGTTTGGAAACTGTAAAGCAAGAAAACCATAACCAAACTAGTGGTTagttttctctatattttaaCTGTGTCTGTGAGCCTGTGTGCGACGCCATTGGATTCATTAGACAGATAGATCAATTTACAAGTCTATCATGGAGTGCCAAAAATCCGAGTGTGGCTTGTCCTCTTGTGTAGTTCTTCGTATAAagatctttctctctctaaggAAATTACATGTTTCATTTGATGTATAGGCGTGTGCAGTTATGATTTAAGATTTAAGTTTTGAAAGAGATCACCAGCATTCTAATGTATTACTTGGAACTATTAACTTGGTTCGGCTGGATAGTTCAATATAGTTGAAATGTACGTAACACCAATGCCAATATATTTGCCCCAAAATCCAGTTTGATATATGACAATGAAATTAATTGGATAAGTCAAGAAATGATGACAAAAGTTACAATAAAATATTGGACTGAAATATGAGCAAGATCAATTTTAGACGTATATCATGTCTATAAGAAGGCTAGCATGCATGACTTGAGCTTCATATTCACTGAGAACTCAGTAAATTAAGTTGCCACGATGGCTAAGTTTGCTTTGGCCAATCTCTTGATCCTTCTTGTGAACTCGGGCACTTTGCTTACTTCACTTGCTTATCCCGACTGCACTTACCCGCTCCCACCCTCTAGGCCACCAAACTATCCTCCTAAGTTACCACCAGTACAcataccaccaccaccaccaccaccaccaccactgaAGCCTCCTGTAACTCCTCCAATAAAGCCACCACCACCATATCTTCCACCACCAAATCCTCCAGTGATACCAAAACCACCAATCGTGAAGCCACCACCACCTGAAACACCATGCCCTCCACACCCATCACCACCAGAGCTATGCCCACCACCTGAAACACCATGCCCTCCTCATCCATCACCACCAGAGCTAtgcccaccaccaccaccaccaaagcAAGAGACTTGCCCCATTAACACTCTCAAGTTAGGTGCATGTGTGGATGTATTAGGTAGAATAGTCCACATTCGTACTGGCAGTAGTGCCAAGGATGAATGCTGCCCAGTGCTTGAAGGTCTTGTAGACTTGGATGCTGCTTCATGTCTTTGCACCGTCATCAAGGCTAAACTTCTCAACATCAACCTTATTATACCCATTGCTCTTGAGGTCCTTGCTGACTGTGGCAAGACCCCACCTCCTGGGTTCAAGTGTCCTGCCTAATTAATCAGGTTCTAGCTAACTTGAATCTTCAGGCTTTtgctgtataaaaaaaatttgttttggttttgacaatatattcggTAAAATTCATAGTTTGTGCTCTATGTTTGATGATTGCAGGTTGTGCTGTAACTTACAGAGTATACATGTGTGAGCTTGAAAGCATCATTAAGGAATAACTGCACGAGGGATCTTCATGTGTCCAACTGCACGAGGATTCTTCAAGTGGCTAGAATGAAGCATACTTCAAAGGGATatcttgtgttttgttttcctaGAGAATTTTCTTCTGTtccttctttcccttttcaaGAGAATACAGTGTGTGTTAATTTGTTTTACTCATGGTGTATCAAAAGTACTTTGTTATGGGCTTGGGTTAtatgtttttcatatataaCTCGTGTTCCAGTACTTTTATAAGGGAGAAAttagaatataaatttatttcaaggAGACAGGGATTGTGGATGAAAGTTAAGCTACATGATATGGATTAGTTTAAAGAATTATAATGTTTGTTTTCTCTTAATCCATgcttgatttgaaatttttactCGATTGTCCACCAAGGCCATCTCTCTCGAGCAAATTCTTGTGATTTGACCTAAAGTAATATAAATGGGCAGTGCTTGTTTCACCGGAAAAAGATAGAAAtggaaaaggagaaggaaattATACTGGCACCGAAGGGGCTCTTTTGCATGTATTCCATGAAGAGCGGACCAaggaatttcttttatattgggCTACCAagcagatatatataaattatttttctagatcaatcattaatttgtatatataaatttttcaagttaataataaagttttaatccaagtttaaaatacataaaattaaaaaaaaaataataaataaattacactaTTGAAATTATACCCTTTCAtgttttgtggaatataatttatttatgattcgAATCCGAATTAATATCTTCATCAAACTCTCATTCAATgtaaatcattataaaatatgctaaaaacttattttttattttattgcaaaacacaattttaacatgttttattgttgaaAATGTTCGCTTTATGGTGGTAATGAAAATAGACAAAGTCTAAATAAAAACGAATCAACTTGTCAATTAAATGATAGGgttgtgatttatttatttcaactaATCCTCGACATAATGCAGAAATGATAGATATATTCTAAAAACTCCAATGATGAATTGCATCAATCTAATAATGTTATATCTAAGATCTCAACTAATACATCTCTTGTTCATTGAAATCTTCATGATAAAATTTCTTTAGGCTTGTGAATAATcaactttaaatgatttaaagttaTCTTTATGTTCTAAAAAGAGCTAAGTGCAAGGAGTTTCATTGTCCCATCACTGaatctataatttaattattccaactaaaaatttattgttgagttaaatattttataatgataatattGGTAAACTGTGACTGATTCTTATTATTGCATAAATGAcatatagtatttttatatgaagCATTCATATGTTGTATGTCAATCTCATATTGTGTGTAGATAGATTGTGCatatgcaaggaaaaaaataaaatttggtatCTCTCAAAGTTCGAAGTAATGCTTTATtagttggtaaaaaaataagatataattaaattaattttcaagaagACAATATTTCTATAacaatcttaaaataaattgatgttcttttaaaatatacaaaaaatatctctttttattttgagacaataattaaaattatttaaaatttttaattatcaaaaacattattttatataataattttaatatttatttttaaataaaaaatattataaaaattattttatactgGACTTCCAAACATGCTTTCaagaagtgttttttaaaaaacagtctAAATGGGCTTAAAATCAAATTAGGCCTAAAAATTAAGGACAAGCCCAATATTTACAGTATTGCCAACCCAACCCAGCCCACCGAGTCAGATGTTTCCCCTCTTCTTGAGCAAGAAGTTAAGGCAGAGCTAGAAAGAAACCCGTATAAAATCAGCAAAAAAGTTGAAGCTTTCTTCAGGTCTTCaaaatcactagcgtcacaagACACAGCACATTCCTCTAAATCACTCGCAGTTTACAGGTAATTAGCTCTCTCCTTCGATTCTTAATGctatttgtttcttcttctcttgattccATGAACTGGGTCTCCAAGATTCAGACTTTTTATAATcgcttttttgttgttgtgtttgattgtgttttttattgaaaattaatcatgggtttttgtttttaagtgttCTTAAGTTAGTTTTGTAGCTGTTACATAGATCTGTTTGTGTTTTTGGGTTATTGTTACAGTGGTAAAGCATAAAAGtgtttgcttttttgtttttctgatttTGTTTCTTGGTCGAGGGGTTTTAGTTGGAAATACTAGTTCTTATAGGTGATTTTTCATGGGTTTGATGTGATTTGTAGGTGGATTCTGAATTGGAGCCTGGGTTAGTGTCTTTACATAGACTTTTTGAGATTGAATGTTTTTTGTTGAAAGTGGAATTTCGAAAGAGAAAACTCAGTGTTGATTATGTAGTATAGAGACATAAAATTTGAGAAAACAGATTTTGAATTTAGTTTGGCATCTTTACTAGGAATCGTTGATTGAATATTGGAGATGAAATAGAGCAATTACGGAACTACCTTTGTATATTTGCTAGAGATGACTGatgtttggatttttattgtaatatgaTTTGTTATATGTCCTTTATAATACTTTTGACAGGTATAATGGAGTTGAATAATGGTATGAAAACATATTTTGGAATATGGATTTTTGTTACAGTATTGTTCTTAACTATTTAATTTAGCATATTAATTTTTGTAGTTAGGAGTTTTCAATgtcttttttatgttgttttggaTGGTCAAGATCTTAAATGAAGGGTTAACATTGCTTTCAATTATAgttttaaggttttattttcataaattcattCCTCCTTTATGTATTCATGACTTCTTGAGTTATTATAATTCCTAGTCATTGACATTTTCAGCTTCTTTTGGGAACTTTAGGGTTTGCACATGTAGTTTCCTAATGGCCTCTTCTCCTTTAAGAAACTCAAGTTTATGCACATCCTTTAAAAATTTCATGCATGTGTATGTGATACATGTTCTTCTATGCTTGCAATTGGCTCTTTGGAACTGGAAATAGGTATGTGGTTTCCACTAGGCaagttttatgatttaaaatgttGCTCATTTCCTTCAAATATATTCCTTGAAAATGGATGAGCATGAAAAGGAGATGTAAAGGGGCTGGATTGGGAAAATGGCACAATCCTTGCATCTCTGAACTTTTCTggttaatcaattttttttttaaatgaagaatTTACTAATTTGCAAAATGCATCTCCTACATTTTACCATTTCAATTTATGGAAATTTCCACAACTTTTTGACTTATTTTTGGTTCTTGAAGCTTCATTTATTTCTGAAACATTTTTCCTATTGTCTTTAGTTTTCACT includes:
- the LOC118058458 gene encoding uncharacterized protein, translated to MAKFALANLLILLVNSGTLLTSLAYPDCTYPLPPSRPPNYPPKLPPVHIPPPPPPPPPLKPPVTPPIKPPPPYLPPPNPPVIPKPPIVKPPPPETPCPPHPSPPELCPPPETPCPPHPSPPELCPPPPPPKQETCPINTLKLGACVDVLGRIVHIRTGSSAKDECCPVLEGLVDLDAASCLCTVIKAKLLNINLIIPIALEVLADCGKTPPPGFKCPA